One Synechococcus sp. CC9605 genomic window carries:
- a CDS encoding phosphonate ABC transporter — MALRIGLKPALPLIPLLPGLSLLGVLVVLLRDGHGGGLSVLQQFAAGAVQPCIDPIVLGSLLKGLQITLVIAVMSWGISSVLGVGLGLLSSSTFWEILADVRWPAQILRRWLAPLRAVHELIWGLLLLQVFGLNGWVAVCAITIPYTVLMARVIADQVDCHVSPAIPVLKGAGATPWAVMLTGLVPPLAEPISDHIGHRLDCALRSALILGVFGLGGLGTDLSLSLRSLQFQELWSGLWLLAIAMVVLDRLLRTLRSWSRLLILLVAMGSPWVALGWGTQLDLQLAWPVAEWSMVVGNLIDGSQGFNAALEISWPGVIGATVWITLIAGCVATSLPPLLLLVWPSQASLRLQGVVWGALRLIPAPLTALLLLMLAKPSLALAGLALGLHHGGVMGRVLIDDIRSTGLHSAQTMKACGATPRVSWLYGPLADVSRAYLTYATYRLDVILRDTAIIGMVGGAGLGWQLMEALSSFHWWLVLWIVLISALLTLLGESLGERLQGSWNSRAMAL; from the coding sequence CTCAGTCTGCTGGGCGTTCTTGTGGTGCTGCTTCGCGATGGTCACGGCGGAGGACTTTCAGTTCTTCAACAGTTCGCCGCAGGGGCCGTGCAGCCCTGCATCGATCCCATCGTTCTGGGTAGCTTGCTGAAGGGGCTCCAGATCACCCTCGTGATCGCCGTGATGTCCTGGGGCATCAGCAGTGTTCTCGGTGTGGGTCTCGGCCTGCTGAGCTCAAGCACGTTCTGGGAGATCCTGGCGGACGTGCGTTGGCCTGCCCAGATCTTGCGCCGTTGGCTGGCGCCCCTGCGCGCAGTGCATGAACTGATCTGGGGGCTTTTGCTGCTTCAGGTGTTCGGACTAAATGGCTGGGTTGCGGTCTGCGCCATCACGATTCCCTACACAGTTCTGATGGCGCGGGTGATTGCCGATCAGGTGGATTGCCACGTTTCACCGGCGATCCCCGTCCTCAAGGGAGCCGGCGCCACGCCATGGGCCGTGATGCTCACCGGGCTTGTCCCTCCGCTGGCAGAGCCGATCAGCGACCACATCGGCCACCGCCTCGATTGCGCGCTTCGTTCAGCCTTGATTTTGGGCGTTTTCGGCCTCGGAGGACTGGGGACAGACCTCAGCCTCAGCCTGCGCTCGCTTCAATTTCAGGAGCTGTGGAGTGGCCTGTGGTTGCTGGCCATCGCCATGGTGGTGCTCGACCGACTGCTGCGAACGCTGCGCAGCTGGTCACGACTGCTGATTCTCCTGGTGGCCATGGGCAGCCCATGGGTCGCCCTCGGCTGGGGAACACAGCTGGATTTGCAGCTGGCCTGGCCAGTGGCTGAGTGGTCGATGGTTGTCGGCAACCTCATCGACGGATCCCAGGGATTCAATGCTGCCCTGGAGATCTCCTGGCCCGGGGTGATTGGTGCAACGGTGTGGATCACCCTGATTGCCGGTTGTGTTGCCACTAGCCTTCCACCACTCCTGCTGCTGGTTTGGCCCAGCCAGGCCAGCCTGCGCCTGCAGGGAGTGGTGTGGGGCGCGTTGCGACTCATCCCGGCACCTCTCACTGCACTCCTGCTTCTGATGCTGGCCAAACCAAGCCTGGCCCTGGCGGGGCTGGCCCTGGGGCTGCACCACGGCGGTGTGATGGGTCGGGTGCTGATCGACGACATTCGCAGCACGGGATTGCATTCCGCCCAGACCATGAAGGCCTGCGGCGCCACCCCTCGGGTGAGCTGGCTTTACGGCCCCCTGGCGGATGTGAGTCGCGCCTACCTCACCTATGCGACTTACCGGTTGGATGTGATCCTGCGCGACACTGCGATCATCGGCATGGTGGGGGGAGCCGGTCTGGGCTGGCAGCTCATGGAGGCCCTCAGCTCGTTTCACTGGTGGCTGGTGCTCTGGATCGTGCTGATCTCCGCGTTGCTCACGCTGCTGGGTGAGAGCCTGGGGGAACGACTTCAGGGGAGCTGGAACAGCCGGGCCATGGCCTTATGA